The proteins below are encoded in one region of bacterium:
- a CDS encoding nucleoside recognition domain-containing protein: MKEAFQKALKDSLKVSWMLIQVYIPLSLLTIFLKQIGFIDFIAPFFAPMMRLIGLPGETAITLIAGFTNNIYAALGTMAAFDLTPRQVTILGIVIGISHNLIVETGVLIKLKMANFRIAFFRIAVGLITGVLINLILPQNIKGVRLSPYYKANDFSWLKSFQKIGITCLQIVVIIFLIMLMYELVMLWKHKGVIKQKFKPISKIIGFSDSAFVPWIIAFIVGIAYSAGILFQLTKNQKLNHRDVCLITTFLCVAHAAVEDTMLFGLLGGNLIWIIATKAIVAFTITRIFATRDIYKKFLWIGLRKE; this comes from the coding sequence ATGAAAGAAGCTTTTCAAAAGGCATTAAAGGATTCATTAAAAGTATCGTGGATGTTAATACAGGTATATATTCCATTATCCCTGTTAACTATTTTTCTTAAACAAATAGGATTCATTGATTTTATCGCTCCTTTTTTTGCTCCAATGATGAGATTAATAGGATTGCCGGGAGAAACTGCCATTACTTTGATTGCAGGATTCACGAACAACATATATGCAGCACTTGGAACAATGGCTGCATTTGATTTAACACCCAGACAGGTTACAATTCTCGGGATTGTAATAGGGATATCACATAATTTAATTGTGGAAACAGGGGTTCTGATTAAATTAAAGATGGCAAACTTTAGGATTGCTTTTTTCAGAATAGCCGTTGGACTCATAACCGGAGTTCTCATAAATTTGATACTACCTCAAAATATAAAAGGAGTAAGATTAAGCCCATATTATAAGGCAAACGATTTCTCCTGGCTTAAAAGTTTTCAAAAAATAGGGATTACATGTCTTCAGATAGTAGTTATTATATTTTTAATAATGTTAATGTATGAATTAGTAATGTTGTGGAAGCATAAGGGCGTTATAAAACAGAAATTCAAACCAATCTCTAAAATAATTGGTTTTAGTGATTCAGCTTTTGTACCGTGGATTATAGCATTTATTGTTGGAATTGCATATAGCGCAGGGATACTTTTTCAACTCACAAAAAATCAAAAACTTAATCACAGGGATGTGTGTTTAATAACTACTTTTTTATGTGTAGCACATGCGGCAGTGGAAGATACAATGTTATTCGGACTTTTAGGGGGAAACCTGATATGGATTATAGCAACTAAAGCTATCGTAGCATTTACAATAACCAGAATATTTGCTACACGCGATATTTATAAGAAATTTTTATGGATAGGCTTGCGAAAAGAGTAA
- a CDS encoding DMT family transporter, whose translation MVNSYTGEFAALATALCWTFTSTAFTIASRYVGAGVVNRTRLAVAVFYLLIAHFFIEGYFFPIHIELSQLGWLGLSGIIGLALGDAFLFQSFVLIGTQLSMLIMSLVPIISALIAWIFLKETLKPIEIFAIILTISGIIIVLLQKQNFLSGISDRKKYLIALRQLKIGILCAIGGAFGQAIGLVVAKKGMGNLSGLSVTLIRVLTGAIVIWIWTIFSGNVKQTFQKLNNKKANLFIAGAAFGGPFLGIWMSMVAIKWTSIGIASTLMALPPIMLLPVAYWVFKEKVNFWAVIGTLIAVAGSAIIFLT comes from the coding sequence ATGGTAAATAGTTATACGGGTGAATTTGCAGCATTAGCGACTGCTTTGTGCTGGACTTTTACATCCACTGCTTTTACTATAGCTTCAAGATATGTTGGAGCCGGGGTAGTAAATAGAACACGTTTAGCCGTAGCCGTATTTTATCTTTTAATTGCTCATTTTTTTATAGAAGGATATTTTTTTCCAATACATATTGAATTATCTCAACTGGGATGGCTTGGATTATCAGGGATAATTGGACTTGCTTTGGGGGATGCTTTTCTTTTCCAGTCTTTTGTTCTTATAGGAACGCAATTATCAATGTTGATTATGTCACTTGTTCCTATTATAAGCGCATTGATAGCATGGATTTTCTTAAAAGAAACATTAAAACCTATTGAAATATTCGCCATAATTTTAACTATAAGCGGCATAATTATAGTACTATTACAAAAGCAGAATTTTTTATCAGGCATATCTGACCGTAAAAAATACTTAATTGCCTTACGGCAACTCAAAATAGGTATTCTTTGCGCTATTGGAGGAGCTTTTGGACAGGCAATAGGTCTTGTAGTTGCCAAAAAAGGTATGGGTAATTTATCGGGATTGTCGGTAACTCTCATAAGAGTACTAACAGGGGCAATTGTTATATGGATATGGACTATTTTTAGCGGGAACGTTAAACAAACATTTCAAAAATTAAATAATAAAAAAGCTAATTTGTTTATTGCCGGAGCTGCATTCGGAGGGCCATTTTTAGGAATATGGATGTCGATGGTTGCTATTAAATGGACAAGTATCGGCATCGCTTCAACGCTTATGGCATTACCTCCTATTATGTTGTTACCGGTAGCATACTGGGTTTTTAAGGAAAAGGTCAATTTTTGGGCAGTAATCGGAACTCTTATTGCAGTTGCAGGGTCTGCTATTATTTTTCTGACATAA
- a CDS encoding DUF401 family protein → MLSLIKLLIVVFIFIFLVSRKLNIGLIMLFSSLLMGIFFLMSPMNILKSFASGTFNLDTLKLLATVYLTLTFGHFLKEFGYFNKMKISLENLIHNRNITIAIPPAIVGFIPMPAGAMLSAPMVEEASKGMNLSPELKTFISYWFRHPWEYCWPVYLGMILASSVLNMPVRTLSLNQYPLSIAIIVVGIVVCSIMFPKEAKNIPQTSNLKTKKSRDLGTFFISILPILLVFVFVVVAKLDVIIALAITVIMLIFLQKPFPKNILPGLKSGLSLDISLLLVAVMIFKKVLENSGALTSITQFLGNSNTSSLALLAFIPFIVGFLTGVTTAFVGIAFPMLMPLLHNNPTYVMFAYAFGFAGVLLSPVHLCLAITKEYFKANLWGVYKMLIPSTAFVMLVAIVMIVIKLG, encoded by the coding sequence ATGCTTTCACTTATTAAATTATTAATCGTTGTTTTTATTTTTATATTCCTCGTATCCAGAAAATTAAATATCGGATTAATAATGCTTTTTAGTTCATTATTAATGGGAATATTTTTTCTGATGTCTCCTATGAATATTCTTAAAAGTTTTGCTTCCGGGACTTTCAATTTAGACACCTTAAAATTACTCGCTACTGTTTATCTTACCTTAACGTTCGGACATTTTCTAAAGGAATTTGGCTATTTTAATAAAATGAAAATCTCACTTGAAAACTTAATTCATAATAGAAACATTACAATCGCAATTCCTCCTGCTATTGTAGGTTTTATTCCGATGCCTGCCGGTGCAATGTTATCCGCTCCTATGGTTGAAGAAGCCAGCAAGGGGATGAACTTATCGCCTGAGTTAAAAACGTTTATAAGTTACTGGTTCAGGCATCCCTGGGAATATTGCTGGCCTGTTTATCTTGGAATGATTCTTGCTTCAAGTGTTCTTAATATGCCTGTTCGCACCCTTAGTTTAAATCAATATCCGTTATCTATTGCCATTATAGTCGTGGGTATTGTTGTATGTTCTATAATGTTCCCTAAAGAAGCAAAAAACATACCTCAAACTTCCAACTTAAAAACAAAAAAGAGCAGAGATTTGGGAACATTTTTTATCAGTATTTTACCGATTCTTTTGGTTTTTGTGTTTGTGGTTGTTGCAAAATTGGATGTTATTATAGCGCTTGCAATTACCGTAATAATGTTAATTTTCCTACAAAAACCTTTCCCAAAAAATATCTTACCGGGATTAAAATCTGGTTTGTCTTTGGATATAAGTTTATTACTTGTTGCCGTTATGATATTTAAAAAAGTTCTGGAGAATTCGGGAGCGCTTACTTCTATTACTCAATTTTTGGGGAATTCTAATACTTCATCTTTAGCCCTGCTTGCCTTTATACCTTTTATTGTCGGATTTTTAACCGGTGTAACTACCGCATTTGTGGGAATTGCGTTTCCTATGTTGATGCCGTTATTACATAATAACCCGACTTATGTTATGTTTGCATATGCATTCGGATTTGCCGGAGTTTTACTTTCCCCAGTCCATCTTTGCCTTGCAATAACAAAGGAATATTTTAAAGCAAATTTATGGGGAGTTTATAAAATGCTTATACCCTCAACCGCTTTTGTAATGCTTGTGGCTATTGTTATGATAGTGATAAAATTGGGATAA
- a CDS encoding DUF3343 domain-containing protein, which produces MHYVILFNSVHFVMKAEKAIKEKGIGVQLIPVPRQFSSDCGMAIKIKEESIEIVKQLIEKGNYKVEGIHKISE; this is translated from the coding sequence ATGCATTACGTTATTTTATTCAATAGTGTTCACTTTGTTATGAAAGCAGAAAAAGCTATAAAGGAAAAAGGTATTGGAGTCCAACTAATTCCTGTTCCGCGTCAATTTTCTTCTGATTGTGGTATGGCTATAAAAATAAAAGAAGAAAGTATAGAAATTGTAAAACAATTAATTGAAAAAGGCAATTATAAGGTGGAAGGTATTCATAAAATATCTGAATAA
- a CDS encoding radical SAM protein gives MKKQNNYISLMNRSIRGVFNNALRISLKRPSMLYFVLQTIIRQRKAIKLRLCWENKGFHIPPAIIASITGRCNLKCKGCYAKINCKPSTKEMTTEQWKKLMEQAKELGISIILLAGGEPFIKKEILNITKRFPEIIFPAFTNGLLLNEEIIMELKKQKNVIPVISMEGFEENTDERRGEGVYKSIQEKIKALNNKGIFFGASLTITKNNFDMITEENFIKKLIKNGCKLFFFVEYVPIEQKTENMVLADVQKQELEKIIKRFNAQFRGIFIAFPGDEIEYGGCLAAGRGFIHISPEGNLEPCPFAPYSDTNLSNISLKEALQSDFLKKVRENSEYLVEGKGGCALWNNRDLVKSLMK, from the coding sequence ATGAAAAAGCAAAACAACTATATTAGTCTTATGAATCGCTCAATCAGAGGAGTTTTTAATAATGCATTAAGAATTTCTCTAAAAAGACCTTCTATGCTTTATTTTGTTTTGCAAACTATTATACGGCAAAGGAAAGCAATAAAATTAAGATTATGTTGGGAAAATAAAGGGTTTCATATTCCTCCGGCTATTATTGCCAGTATTACGGGCAGATGCAACTTAAAATGTAAAGGCTGTTATGCAAAGATTAATTGCAAGCCTTCTACTAAAGAGATGACAACTGAACAGTGGAAAAAATTAATGGAACAGGCAAAAGAACTTGGGATATCAATTATACTGTTAGCGGGGGGTGAGCCTTTTATAAAAAAAGAAATATTAAATATTACAAAGCGTTTTCCTGAAATTATTTTCCCGGCATTTACTAATGGTCTTTTGCTGAATGAAGAAATCATAATGGAATTAAAAAAACAAAAGAACGTAATTCCCGTTATAAGTATGGAAGGGTTCGAAGAAAACACTGATGAGCGTAGGGGAGAGGGAGTTTATAAAAGCATACAAGAAAAAATAAAAGCACTAAACAATAAAGGTATATTTTTTGGTGCTTCTTTGACAATTACAAAAAATAATTTTGATATGATAACGGAAGAGAACTTTATAAAAAAGCTAATAAAGAATGGCTGTAAATTATTTTTCTTTGTGGAGTATGTTCCTATAGAACAGAAAACTGAAAATATGGTTCTTGCTGATGTTCAGAAACAAGAATTGGAAAAGATAATAAAGAGGTTTAATGCTCAATTCAGAGGTATATTTATTGCTTTTCCCGGCGATGAAATAGAGTATGGCGGATGTCTTGCCGCAGGACGTGGTTTTATTCATATCAGTCCAGAAGGCAATCTTGAACCCTGTCCTTTTGCTCCATATTCAGATACGAATTTGAGTAATATATCATTAAAAGAAGCTTTGCAATCTGATTTTTTAAAAAAGGTACGAGAAAATTCCGAATATTTAGTTGAAGGAAAAGGCGGGTGTGCTCTTTGGAATAACCGTGATTTGGTTAAATCTTTGATGAAATAA
- a CDS encoding methylated-DNA--[protein]-cysteine S-methyltransferase translates to MIQNLNELFETEEKSFYQRVIKAIKDIPKGKVATYGQVALVAGNSRAARQVPYILHSSTKKYALPWHRVVSSKGSISLKPKKGYELQMKLLKKEGIVFDKKNCIDLKKFGLSPHSFNIQD, encoded by the coding sequence ATGATTCAAAATTTAAATGAACTATTCGAAACAGAAGAAAAATCTTTTTATCAAAGAGTAATAAAAGCGATAAAAGACATTCCAAAAGGCAAAGTAGCTACATACGGACAGGTTGCTTTAGTAGCAGGGAATTCCCGTGCTGCGAGACAGGTTCCCTATATACTACATTCTTCTACCAAGAAATATGCTCTCCCCTGGCATAGAGTCGTAAGCAGCAAAGGAAGCATATCTCTAAAACCTAAAAAGGGATACGAACTTCAGATGAAATTGTTGAAAAAAGAAGGGATAGTTTTTGATAAGAAGAATTGTATTGATTTGAAGAAATTTGGTTTATCTCCGCACAGTTTTAATATTCAAGATTGA